The sequence TCTCGCCGCTGCTGTAGCTGTTCCAGGCCTGGGCAAAGGATTTGCCCCCCGCCGCGGACACCGAGGAAGCCGAATAGGCCGGAACGCGAAACGCCACCAGCATGAAAAACAAGACAAAAAGCAAGGCCTTTCTGGTCATGTCGATAATCTCCTTGAAATGGGACAAGCGGGCGACGCGCCCGGACGGATTGTGGCGTTTCTACGCCATGGCGCGACGTCCGGCAAGCCCGTGGCCTTGACAATCGCGAAACCCCGGGCATTGTGGGCCGAGAAGCCAGACAACGACGCCAAAGGAGCCTCCCATGCCCCGATGTCTTCCGGCCCTGCTCGCCCTGACCGTGATCCTGTCCCTGGCCGCGCCCGTGTGCGCCCAGAAGGCCCCCACCACGCTTGCCGGCATCACCCTCGGCGCGGACGCCGAAAACCTGCGCGACCGCCTCGACATCTCCCGCATGGCCCCCATCTGGAACCGGCCGTGGCTCATCCGGGCCAACCTCAAGCCGACCAAGGGATTCGAGGCCGGCTACGTGATCCTCGGCGGCTGCGCCACCACCAACCGCGTCATGCGGGTGCGCCTGCTCTACGCCGACGGCTCCCTGGCCGCCTTCGACAAGCTGGTCAAGGGCATGACCGTCCGCTACGGCGTGCCCACCCCGCTGCCTTCGAAAAAAAGCGGCAAGTACAAGGGCTACCGCTGGGTGTTCGGCTCCAACAAGACCAAGGGCGTCGACGTGCTGCTCGAGCATTTCGGCGCGGCCGTCGATGACGGCCCCAAGGGCAATGTCATCCGGCTCTCGGACAACAGGGCCATAGCCAATGAAAAGGCCTGCTACGACTCCATGGTCCGGGGCGCGCCGGAACCACAGCCGGCGTTTCCCCTGTTTTCCATCGACCAGAACTGGCTGTTGCCCCAATAGCAAGGCGCAACCATGGTTTTCGGCCACGCCGCCCTGGGTTCGCTCGGCAACCAGTTCGTCTTTCGCCGCGCGCCGCTTGCGCTTTGCGTCGTGGCCGCCTTCGGGCCGGACTGGATCGACAAGCCGCTCAAGCTCCTTTTCGGCCTGCCCGGGCACGGCATCGCCCACAGCCTGATCGGCGGCGCGCTTTTTCTCACGCTTTTCGCCCTGCTGTGCCGCCGGGCGCGCCTGCCCGCATCGTGGCCCCTTGTCGTGGCCCTCTTCTGGAGCCTGCACCTCGTCTGCGACGTGGTGCGGGCTCCGGTCCTTTTCTGGCCGTTTCTGGGCGCTTTTCCCACCGTCGACGCCTCCACGGCCGAGATGGCCTGGCGCTTTTACACGGTTGCGCCCTTGTCCGCCCTGGCCTGGTGCGACATCGCCCTGACCGCCCTGGCCGTCTCGGCCAGGCTGGCCCTTGCCGCCTCCTGGCCGCCCGTCGTCCGCCCCGTTTTGGCAAACCGCCTAACCATCGGAAAAGAACGACATTTCATTGACACAAAACCGTGACCCGGCCTATAATTTTTCGCGCCTGCGGGCCGTGCCCACGCGCTTCCCACCGATACCTCACGAACCATCCCAGGAGGACACGGATATGGCGGTTACGATCGGCATCAACGGATTCGGCCGGATCGGACGATACCTGACGCGGCTTGTTGCCGGCGATCCCGACATCACCATCAAGGCCATCAATGCCCGGGCCGACAACGCCCAGCTTGCCCATCTGCTCAAATACGACTCCGTGCACGGCCGCTTCGCCGGCACCGTCGTCCCGAGCGAGGAAGGCCTGATCATAAACGACAAGCCCGTCGCCATCACCCGCCACGGCGGCGGCGAATGGCGCTGGGGGGATTGCGGCTGCGACTACCTCGTCGAGACGACCGGCAAGTTCGTGGACCGGGAATCCTGCGAAAAGCACATGGCCTCCGGGGCCAAAAAGGTCATCATCAGCGCCCCCGGGAAAAACGAGGACATCACCGTCGTCATGGGCGTCAACGACCAGGACCTGCGGCCCGAGCACCGCATCATCTCCAACGCCTCCTGCACCACCAACTGCCTGGCCCCCATCGCCAAGGCCGTAAACGACGCCTTCGGCATCAAGCACGGCCTGATGACCACCATCCACGCCTACACCATGAGCCAGCGCATCCTGGACGGCTCCCACAAGGACTGGCGGCGCGGCCGGGCCTGCGGCCTGTCCATGATCCCGACCACCACCGGCGCGGCCCGGGCCGTGACCAAGGTCATCCCGGCCCTGGCCGGACGCCTGGACGGCATGTCCATCCGCGTGCCCACGCCCAACGTCTCCCTGGTGGATTTCTCCTGCGAACTGGAAAAGCCCACCGACACCGCCGGGCTGCTCAAGGTGCTCGAGGCCGCCT comes from Solidesulfovibrio fructosivorans JJ] and encodes:
- a CDS encoding metal-dependent hydrolase produces the protein MVFGHAALGSLGNQFVFRRAPLALCVVAAFGPDWIDKPLKLLFGLPGHGIAHSLIGGALFLTLFALLCRRARLPASWPLVVALFWSLHLVCDVVRAPVLFWPFLGAFPTVDASTAEMAWRFYTVAPLSALAWCDIALTALAVSARLALAASWPPVVRPVLANRLTIGKERHFIDTKP
- the gap gene encoding type I glyceraldehyde-3-phosphate dehydrogenase — encoded protein: MAVTIGINGFGRIGRYLTRLVAGDPDITIKAINARADNAQLAHLLKYDSVHGRFAGTVVPSEEGLIINDKPVAITRHGGGEWRWGDCGCDYLVETTGKFVDRESCEKHMASGAKKVIISAPGKNEDITVVMGVNDQDLRPEHRIISNASCTTNCLAPIAKAVNDAFGIKHGLMTTIHAYTMSQRILDGSHKDWRRGRACGLSMIPTTTGAARAVTKVIPALAGRLDGMSIRVPTPNVSLVDFSCELEKPTDTAGLLKVLEAASGENLGFTEEPLVSIDFTGDTHGGVVDAKASQVLDGTMAKILAWYDNESGFTNQLVRLIKKVASL